A stretch of DNA from Manihot esculenta cultivar AM560-2 chromosome 7, M.esculenta_v8, whole genome shotgun sequence:
TTTGTTACAAGATTGAAGGCACCAATCTGGGAATCTACAATAGAAACAGAATTACATTACAGGGGGGAAATACAAGTGATGAGAACAATATTTCAACAAGAATTTCCGAACTTCTTCCCATTCAATCATTATCTCAATCTAGCATCTACCTGCATTTCAACTTACATAGCCGCCAATAACTTGCGCTTTCTTCCCCCTTGCTTCTTTTGAGACGCATGTATTTTTCACCCTTGTTCAAACAGGGCAAGGGGAGAAATCTGCTAATGTTCTGGTTCCAAATCTTCATCAGGTAATACTACAGTTAACAAGGAGTATTTAACCCGGAGAGAAATCCTACCCTTCTCGACAACTAGTCTGGCCCCAGATACAACCCAATAGCCAGGTGTTTCCTGGGGCCCACGCGTCATCTCTGTTGTGTCAACAAACTTCAGAAGCTTGGGGACTTGAACAGGCACTGGGGGCCCCCCAGGGTATACAGCTGAATTTATATTCACATCAGCTGGTCGTGGAGGTGGTTTCTGAACTGATGTGAAGTGATGACTGATTAATGTTGATATGATGCCAGATTTAGGTGCTAACCCTGGTGATCCGTCCCACTCTGGATGCTTTACAGCTGTAGCTCCCGACACAGTCGAGAATCGCAATCGTAAgaaaagaatatttttaaatccgTATTTCTCAACTTGTAATTGGGCTCCCGTTACTATAGAAAGTTCCTCTTCAGACTCAACTGGAGCAGTACAAACATGAGAGAAATTCTTCCATTGAACTTTCTCATAGTACCTATGATCGTAGAACTCCTGACAGAAATTACCATGTGGATCATCAGCGAGTTGGAAAATTTTCGGAAGAGATGAAAGGTGCTGCAAGTGAATGGCCAAGCGATTGCTTCTTTTGCCTTCTAGATAAAGCCGAAGACCAGTCACTGGCCTCTTACCAACATCAACCTGTCAAGGAACTTACAAATTCAGGTTCCTGTCAAATAAAACACAATCAATTAACAGCTACAACCAGTTTTGGCGCTTTCTATACCATTGATGGATGTACAAATACATACAAATTAGAGCCAGCCAGCCAACCTGTTCCATAGAAAATTACCTAGAGAATATGTTCCAGAACATGGAGAAATGCAAATCCCTGAAATCGTCTATATTTTTGTGTAACTCACAAAACATTCAGTCCATATGACTCTTCACTTCAAAACTTCTAATAGTCAGATTTGAACTCAATTAATAAATCCACCCCTTCAACATTACTTGCTATGGAAGTACTTGATGTACAAGTCCTATTTTCTAGATCACAAAGTATTTATTaccacaaaaattaaataacttgaAAACTACTAAGCCTATCAGATTTGTTTACTTGAAAATTCTACCTCAAAATTATGGCACAGCATATTTAGAATTCTAGAGCCAGCAACAAATTACAGTGTTTCAGCCAATGATGGCCATCTCTTAGCATGTTAATCAATTTAACTATCATGCAAATAACCTAGCAGACACAGTGCTATCCAAAAACATTCTATTATTAATTTGTCATTCATAAGGTCATACACAACATACAAAAGCATGAAACCTTTTTAGTAAAATGACATGGCACAGCCAGGTAAGAAATATAAGAAAAACTTTGCAAAGAGAAGATGCCTTACTGGGGTTGTGTTTACAAAAAGCTTCGGGCCCATGAGACTAAATTGTAAAGATGCCGTACTTTGCTGCTTCCTTTGTGGACCAAGGGGAAGTTCGCTAAACACTGGTGCCCATTGCCTTGGCAGCTGAAATTCCAAAAACTGGTGTAGCTCTTCAATTGGGGGCTTATCTGGAGGGCATAAGCAAAGCCACAACAGTCAGCATCATGATTAAAGAAAGGCAACTGATAGATCATAATCTTTATGAAGAGATCTGAACATGAATCATATGTTAGCAATGAAAAGACCTTTAGGGGTAAGGATCAAAGGGGTTTCAAGAAAGAACTAATAAAGAGCATCCAAATGTAAAACAAATATCAAATTGATCATAATTAGTAATGCTGCTAATCAAAAGAAATCCAATGAAGTTATCTTAAATCAATTTTACTCACATCGTAGATATAGATTTACGGCGTGGCTCAAGAATCCATTCCCTGGGACTCCATTCAATAGAGAAGTAATTGGAATAAAGGACATTGAGATTACATCAGGCTCAAATTGAACAGTGTGTAACCAATCACTGTGGGATAGAACTTTATTGTCACTTCCACCTCTCCTTTTGTAAATTATCATGATATCCTGAAATTGTTGTAATTAAATGAGAACAAGTAACCCTATAATTTGGCCAAAGGACAATCTTATTGATCCTGCTACAATATCAAGAATAAATTGTGCGACAAAACACACCTCCTTTTGAGAATAAGAACTTGAGGAACCAGTATCAGCAAACCTTGGCAGCTGCTCCCTGATTTCCAACTGAGACAATGATGACTAGATCAATTGCCAATGATTAGATGGGATTCCTAGACGAAGATAAGAACCAAATATGTGAATTCATCTGTGTGTGTCAATGTGTCTGTTCACATAACAAGGTTTACAAGTCCCTTAAACAAGGTAAGGACCATTATGCAACGTTTTTATGCCCCCACAGAAAAACAGTACACCATATCCAATTACCAACCATCATACTTTGCTGCTACAACCCTTAAATGATGGTCCATTGCACTATATATAAGTCTCTCTCTCATGATACCACTGGCTGAAATGTTACACTTTAGCCACAAAACCCTAAAAAGGTAACAGAACACGATTCTAGCCCAGGACAGATAATCTTTGGGGGAGAGCTTAAAGTAGATGGGGCAAAAGAGTTGAGGAAAGATGCAGCAGCACTTTATTCTCAAGAATTTCGCTGGTCAAAGATTacctaaattaagcagaaatttaTACACATCTTTTTTTTAACCTGAAAACAAATTAGATAACTAGTATGTTCTGAAAATTGAAAACAATTCAATGCTCAAAATTGAAAACAATTCAATGCTCAAAATTGAAAACAATTCAATGCTCAAAATTGAAAACAATTCAATGCTCAAAATTGAAAACAATTCAATGCTCAAAATTGAAAACAATTCAATGCTCAAAATTGAAAACCAAATACGGTAGAAAAAACAAACTTTTCACAAACCTTGTTATTCTGATAAACTCGTTCAGAAGCCATGGTATATTGTCCACTGGCATCTAAAAACCTCTTATCAGCCATCTCTTTTAGTCTCTTCTGTAGGTCAGCTGGTTGAAGAATAGATGAATGCTGCTGCTTCATACATATGACGTCCTTCCCACCCATCTTCACGCCAACAATAATATGAGTGCCAAACATTTCAATAAACCTGGAAAAGTGAACTTATTGTCCAAATCTCAGTTCCAAACTTAATATAGCATATAGTTCATTTTAAATGGCAAGCAATTTTCTACCTCCCCTTGATGTAATATGGACAATTTTGTTTGTCAGTATAGATTAGTAAGGTACATAGATGATCAACACAATAGAACAATGAAAAATAGGCCCAAAAACACACATTGGTTTGTTGATGCCACATCTACTCTTTCTTTTGTATTAAAATGGAAAAAAGGGACCTAATTAAAGTTGAATGAAAGGAACGGGTCTACGTTATTTTTGTTTAGGAATTGGGAGAGAACCAATagcattaattaaaaaaagttacAATTTGCTAGAATTTTTCATTTAGCGAATTTAAAATTATGCATTTTTTATCCTTAAACTTTTGTGTCTTTATAAACAGGGATGCTGTGAATATAACAAGGGAAGTCTTTTCGCAAAAAATCTTTCAGATGTTTTAGACAACTCTTCTGCTCTTTTTAATTCCACGATCCTCATTTCTCTCTCCCTATGAAGTATGAACCTTGTTAATGGGTTTGACCTTCTCTTTTAGAATATTTAAACTATTATGAACAGAATATGCGCTGTAGCTTGTCTCAAAATCCAAATAaccattttatgattttaaaatcaTCCTGTTTGTAAGGCAAAAACCATAACAAAAATAGACTAACAAACAAACATGTCAAAATCATGAAAAAGAAACTAGCAGTCATAtagaaaaaatcattaaaaaaattgctTTTAAACTAAGCTGAGACATGATGATTGACAGCAATCTCATCATTTGCCTAAACTACAGCTGTGAATACTTACTTTGCTAATGCTGCAGGTTCCCATGATGATGGAACAGCCTTTTTAACATGATCACGAAGTACCATTTGAGATTTCTCTAATGCAACTGTATAAAGAGTAATGAATACCCCATCAGAAGCCAGAGTTTTAGTATTAGCTGCATCTTTCTGCCAACAACCTGTAAATTCAAACATGGAATTGAACAGCCCAGAGGGAATTTTTCCAGTCAATGACATTTCCTGGTTGAATTGCTCAGACATCTgtgagaaaagaagaaaagataagAGAAAGTGAAGGTAAGAGATACTCAAAACATGATTAATCCATATATATGTATGATTACTATTAGTTTTTTGGAAACATAATGCATGCAACTCATGGAAGAGGGTAAATTTGTCCCTTCACACAGCCACACAGCATCTTAAACAATAGTTTACTATCCAAGAATCCTCagcatttaaatattttaccaACTCTATACAAATTCAAACAAAAATGAACAACGTACTCTAAAAATTGCAAGTAGTAGAAATTTAGATTTCATAGTGATTGCTTGTCAATCATGACATAGCAATACCATACAAAGCAGTGCACATAACAGAGAGAATACTTAGTCAAGTGCAAAGAGTTGACACAGGATAAACAAAACAATAAAATGCATCAGTTCAATGATGGGGCTATAGTGACAGTTGATGCAAATGGTGCAGGAGAAAAAACAGAGTGCTTTATTAAAAAGTATAAGAAAATCCATCAATCCAAGGAAGCCATGCATTTTAGAATAAGAATGCATATAATTTCCTATCAATTAGTAGCCAACCGTGCATAAGAGCAATAAAAAGTCAATCCATATAACTGgggattaaaattaaaaggtaaTGACAAACAATAAACAAATACCTGCTGGAATGAGAGGACATCAGATCTAAACCTTGTCCGCTCCCCTTTATCACACTTTATTGATTTGGACACATTTGGTATTGAAATCCCACCGGGCAAAACAATCTCTCTGCCCACACCTTCATCAATCTCAATTAATTGTGAATCCTTTGCGCCTCCTTTACAATATTTCAACCTTAAATCTGTTGTTATATCATATCCACGCCCTATGGACTCAATTGCAACCTCAGCTGCCTTTGGAGCTGGAAGTCTAAGTGCCATTACTCAGCACATCACTGCACTTCCAAAATGCTGAACCATACCctacataaattaattaaacacaAATTTAGCCCTAATGCTGGACCACTAGCTAAATCAAAATAAACACGTTTCTAAGTATATAAAATACATGTGCAaatctcaaaataaataaattcaatttttcttaGTCAAATACCAAATCTGAATTCCATATTTAATACAGGACGCCCATTCTTGTATCAATTCAACATGAAAACACGCACGTTTTACGTGTAAAGGAATACATAAATTCTATTCTGAGTATCAGCTGCAGCTACACATGCACAAACTTACACGCGCATTAtaaataaacattttaaaaatagagcaaattataatatatgagaCCAAAGACATCTATATTTTGGtacattttaaacaaagaaATCTTCAAAGTTAATACACATGAATAGctcaaattaagaaaaaaatcacACTATTCGGTAAATCTAATAGAAACTCGACACCTAGTTCATAAAAAACATATTTAACTTAATGTAGCTAAAATTCAACATCCTTAGTCGAAGAGCAAACCCAAAACCCATAGCAATACAGGATATGAATTGTTTGCTCAATCAACACGAAAACGAGCAATTCTAAGCATAAGAGAACTACATAAAATTTCTCTCAGATTTGTAGCTAGACAATCACAAAGTTCACGcatttatttaacaaaaaataaacaaaataaagaagagCAGAAACAAAATA
This window harbors:
- the LOC110619368 gene encoding MACPF domain-containing protein At4g24290 isoform X2, encoding MALRLPAPKAAEVAIESIGRGYDITTDLRLKYCKGGAKDSQLIEIDEGVGREIVLPGGISIPNVSKSIKCDKGERTRFRSDVLSFQQMSEQFNQEMSLTGKIPSGLFNSMFEFTGCWQKDAANTKTLASDGVFITLYTVALEKSQMVLRDHVKKAVPSSWEPAALAKFIEMFGTHIIVGVKMGGKDVICMKQQHSSILQPADLQKRLKEMADKRFLDASGQYTMASERVYQNNKLEIREQLPRFADTGSSSSYSQKEDIMIIYKRRGGSDNKVLSHSDWLHTVQFEPDVISMSFIPITSLLNGVPGNGFLSHAVNLYLRYKPPIEELHQFLEFQLPRQWAPVFSELPLGPQRKQQSTASLQFSLMGPKLFVNTTPVDVGKRPVTGLRLYLEGKRSNRLAIHLQHLSSLPKIFQLADDPHGNFCQEFYDHRYYEKVQWKNFSHVCTAPVESEEELSIVTGAQLQVEKYGFKNILFLRLRFSTVSGATAVKHPEWDGSPGLAPKSGIISTLISHHFTSVQKPPPRPADVNINSAVYPGGPPVPVQVPKLLKFVDTTEMTRGPQETPGYWVVSGARLVVEKGRISLRVKYSLLTVVLPDEDLEPEH
- the LOC110619368 gene encoding MACPF domain-containing protein At4g24290 isoform X1 translates to MALRLPAPKAAEVAIESIGRGYDITTDLRLKYCKGGAKDSQLIEIDEGVGREIVLPGGISIPNVSKSIKCDKGERTRFRSDVLSFQQMSEQFNQEMSLTGKIPSGLFNSMFEFTGCWQKDAANTKTLASDGVFITLYTVALEKSQMVLRDHVKKAVPSSWEPAALAKFIEMFGTHIIVGVKMGGKDVICMKQQHSSILQPADLQKRLKEMADKRFLDASGQYTMASERVYQNNKSSLSQLEIREQLPRFADTGSSSSYSQKEDIMIIYKRRGGSDNKVLSHSDWLHTVQFEPDVISMSFIPITSLLNGVPGNGFLSHAVNLYLRYKPPIEELHQFLEFQLPRQWAPVFSELPLGPQRKQQSTASLQFSLMGPKLFVNTTPVDVGKRPVTGLRLYLEGKRSNRLAIHLQHLSSLPKIFQLADDPHGNFCQEFYDHRYYEKVQWKNFSHVCTAPVESEEELSIVTGAQLQVEKYGFKNILFLRLRFSTVSGATAVKHPEWDGSPGLAPKSGIISTLISHHFTSVQKPPPRPADVNINSAVYPGGPPVPVQVPKLLKFVDTTEMTRGPQETPGYWVVSGARLVVEKGRISLRVKYSLLTVVLPDEDLEPEH